The sequence TGGATGATAGTTCATGTAATAAACAGATATATCATTTGTCAGATTGCTTATGGCTGTATAGAGGGGAATGTGATAGTCCGCGCGGCACATGCACACGAACTGCCAAAATATGGTGTGAAGGTTGGCCTGACAAATTATGCTGCAGCCTATTGTACTTGCCTGCTGCTGGCCTGCAGGCTTCTCAATAGGTTTGGCATGGACAAGATCTATGAAGGCCAAGTGGAGGCGACTAGTGATGAATACAATGTGGAAAGCATTGATGGTCAGCCAGGTGCCTTTACCTGCTATTTGGGTGCAGGCCTTGCCAGAACTACCACTGGCAATAAAGTTTTTGGCACCCTGAAGGAAGCTGCGGTTGGAGGCTTGTCTATCCCTCACAGTACCAAACAATTCCCTGATTATGATTCTGAAAGCAAGGGATTTAATGCAGAAGTACACCGGAAGGACATCATGGGCCAGAATGTTGCAGCTTAGTTGCTAGCGCTACTTAATGGAAGAAGATGAAGATGCTTACAAGAAACAGTTCTctcaatatataaagaacagcATAACTCCAGACATGATGGAGGAGACGTATAAGAAAGCTCATGCTGCTATAGGAGAAAATCCAGTTTATGAAAAGAAGCCCAAGACAGAAGTTATGAAGAAGAGGCAGAACCATCCCAGAATGTCCCTTGCTCAGAAGAAAGATTGGGTAGCTCGAAAGAAGGCAAGCTTCCTCAGAGCTCAGGAGCAGGATGCTGAAAGCTAAACCAAACAATTTTCTATGAGGATTTTTCAGATAAAGACAATAAACTTATGAACagcaactaaaaaaaattaagaaataaataaaattcaaataatcaCTGTGACCTAATTCTTCCTTATTATAATCTATTCACACTGTCCTCCATTAAGACCCCCTACCCCCTCAAAAACTAAATGCTTTAACTTATTTTCTACCTCATACCAGTATTTTCAGCATATACATTCTCCACTAGAATCCTTGAATGTTCTTCCTATGATTCATTAAACATCTGGTTCTTTCAGATCCTTTAGGTCTCAATACAGATGTCACCTTCTCAAGAAGGGCTtcccatcttaaaataaaagttgaagaaaaagaaattaaaactaaaaagaaactgctaaaattaaaaaagaccTTCCCATAACATACCATGTGAAAATATTCTCCCAAGTTGTCATAATGTATCTTcatatttaatttccttatttattattgAAATGTGCAATAATCTTGTTTCTACATTTCTTTAccagatttttgtatgtttcctTTCATTGGAATAGTAGGTCCATAAAACAAGGGATAACTAGTTTATGTGAAGTTTGCACGTTACCAGAGTAAGAATTCAATAAACAggtggtaaataaataaataagaagattattttgaaaaacaagaaaaagtgtGATGTTTGGTTTGAGAATCAAACTGAGATCGGATATTAACAATGTTAGGAATTATTTTggttcatttcattcttttttcacaCTGCAggatagttttctatttttcttttcattgtatctttttttttacaaGGAGACAAAATTTAAACAACGCTGGGATTTTAAAATTCAGGCATTTTAAATGATATAGTGTTAACTCTCTGTAACTTAActccacatttttaaataagtgacTATGACAGGATTTCTTTGGGCCAGGTGTCCACAACAGGGGAACTATAAATTGTAGCAGAGACTCCAGTTGGCTTAGTTAGGGGTAGAAGATTATCCTAAATATAAAGAACTCAAGGGAAATATTTAGCCatattaaaatagcatttaaattcTATGTCAAATATGAGCATTGTAGTTATCACAGAAAGtctataaaataacaatatttactcattacagtgataaaaatataaaaatataaaaaagatgaataaaaatcaaCTGAAAGAGCAGATATACTTTATAAGTggtaaaaataatatctaattatataaataaaaattgtgattaaacataaaatacaaagtgAAAACTATGAGGAGCTGTAAAAACTTGTGAAACAGAACCAACAAAAAGACATGAGAAAGAAGGAACAGAAAGTAGTATCCAGTAAAGCATAATGCCAAGAAATTACAAAACTAATACAATTTTCACCAATATTATACattgaaagctaaaaaaaattgtcacctgaaaaataaatgtgagggCATATCTCCATGTATTTTAGTCagagttaatttaaaaaagagagaaaaagcaaacagaCATGGATGGTAAAATGTATGAGTTAAATGTGCATAATACACATTATACAAGgatgaaatgaataaagaaaatgggttAGGATAGTACCTAGAATCACCCATTCCTAAGAAAAAGCAAGAAGTCTCAAATTTAGAAATTGGATTATTTGCAGACATAAAATGACCTCAAGCCTTTCTCATGCCTAATgcaaatgatataaaatattaattgtggcttcaaatgtttgcaaactaagaATGTACTCATAATTCAATAAGACTGTGAGGAAGTAAATCCTCAAAATGTTTCATGATGCTGGATCATCTATTTAATTTACTATACGTTTCCATACTtgatctttctgtctctgaaataaTTACCAAGTTTACTTATTAGACCTAGAAGCTTGAGTTTAATAACTGAGTTAGAGTAATAAACAATTCAAAGAAATGTTATCAGGGAATTGTCCTAGCCATATAAGGGCAGTCCTGCAAATAATTCTTTAAAGTTTTTAACCTCTCTTTTCCCCCAAACAGATGAATTTCCAAACTCTGACATGGCTCCTGAAAATTTCACCAGAGTCACTGAGTTTATTCTTACAGGTGTCTCTAGCTGTCCAGAGCTCCAGATTCCCCTCTTCCTGGTCTTTCTGGTGCTCTATGGGCTGACCATGGCAGGGAACCTGGGCATCATCACCCTCACCAGTGTTGACTCTCGACTTCAAACCCCCATGTACTTTTTCCTGCAACATCTGGCTCTCATTAATCTTGGTAACTCTACTGTCATTGCCCCTAAAATGCTGATTAACtttttagtaaagaagaaaactacCTCATTCTATGAATGTGCCACCCAACTGGGAGGGTTCTTGTTCTTTATTGTATCGGAGGTAATCATGCTGGCTTTGATGGCCTATGACCGCTATGTGGCTATTTGTAACCCTCTGCTGTACATGGTGGTGGTGTCTCGGCGGCTCTGCCTCCTGCTGGTCTCCCTCACATACCTCTATGGCTTTTCTACAGCTATTGTGGTTTCATCTTATGTATTCTCTGTGTCTTATTGCTCTTCTAATATAATCAATCATTTTTACTGTGATAATGTTCCTCTGTTAGCATTATCTTGCTCTGATACTTACTTACCAGAAACAGTTGTCTTTATATCTGCAGCAACAAATGTGGTTGGTTCCTTGATTATAGTTCTAGTATcttatttcaatattgttttgtctattttaaaaatatgttcatcagaaggaaggaaaaaagcctTTTCTACCTGTGCTTCACATATGATGGCAGTCACAATTTTTTATGGGACATTGCTATTCATGTATGTGCAGCCCCGAAGTAACCATTCACTGGATACTGATGATAAGATGGCTTCTGTGTTTTACACGTTGGTAATTCCTATGCTGAATCCCTTGATCTACAGCCTGAGGAATAAGGATGTGAAGACTGCTCTACAGAGATTCATGACAAATCTGTGCTATTCCtttaaaacaatgtaattttAAACAGTACAGGTAAATGAGGAGAGAGTTAATATAAGCTGCCattatgtaaaagaaaatgtaggaaaaagaaaaggtaggTAGCCGAGTTACAGGTTCGTAAGCAATCATAAGAATTACAACAAGATACAATTTAGGGagctttgaattaaaaaataaactgaaacccTTTGAGTTGTGAGgttaagttagaaaaaaaaaatgttatttaccaATTCTGCCTGGGATTAAGCAGGTAGacagtttgaaataaaaatggtttccagcagttagaaaaaaaaattaaaaaaagttaaataagtttGAATGAGGCAAAATATTACGATGAGAGAAGTAAAATTGACTTTCttattctttgtcttctttcactGCCCTCCAGGTATAGTTGGGTATAGTCAATCAATTCATCTTGAAAAACTGAAATTTGATTAAAAGATCCTTTTcttcatctaagttatcaaaaTTAAACTAacaatcatatttaaaataaaattttctaatgaTTTCTTAATTTTGCTCTAAGAATGAAATGAATACTAtcaatgaatttatattttgaatgctAACCAgaataagattaaaataattttattccacttAATATAATTTATACGATTTTTTAATGAGAGACAGAGTATCATATTTAATATGCTTTCAGTCTGGATTTGATTTATAAACTCCACGGATTCTGTACAAATGTCCCTTTCTCCTTACTCTAAGTATTATTCTTCTTTAGTGTACAAAATGAATGCCTTGTGTTATGATATTATTATACATTGAGTGAAACATATTAATGAAAGTTTCttacataattggaaataaaaaattcattttataaaaatttttttctgctttctgataACTCTTGTTCACTGAGCGTACATTTAAATTTCTTGCACAGCTTTGCATATGAGGGGACACAGCTAAATTTCAGAATTATCAAATCAGAATCATAAGATAAAGGTCaataaatttatatgttaataAGCTTCATGGGGAATTTTTGACATAGAACCCTTAAGAATGAATcttggggcagtggctcatgcctgtaatcacagcactttgggagcctaggcaggcagatcatttgaggtcaggcatttgagaacagcctgaccaacatgatgaaacctcatctctacaaaaaatacaaaattagcaaggtACGGTGGtacattcctgtaatctcagctactcaggaggctgagtcaggagaattgctggaacacGGGAGGTgaaatttgcagtgagccaagatcttgccactgcactccatcctgggagacagagcaagacactgtattaaaaaaaaaaaagaaaaaagaaaagaatgaatataCATATACTGGACAAGATATATTACATTCTGTGTGTATGTTCACCTTATTTATAAGGGTGTTTCAGTGTAGAAGAGTTTCTTCAATTATAGGGAGTAAATCTTAAGTCATGATAATTATGATACATCAAAAGAAATGTAGGAGAGTGGAGCTAGATGTTTGAATAGGATTCTCCAGGGATCACTCCCCAGAGAACCATCAATTTGAACAAATATCCATGcacaaaaatatcttcacaaGAGCTAAGGAAACCAGGTGGAGTTTGCAGCACCTGATTAGAGCATAGTAATAAGAAAAGCTGCATTGAGGAGAGTAAGAAGAGCAACTTTACATCACCCACATCACCTCTCCTCCAAACCCAGGAAACACATCATAGACAGACACACCATTtgctttgtaaaaagaaaataaaatgagcataGGATATGTTTTGGTCCCCAACACTGGGACTACTATAGTAAAATCTAGCACCTGGCAGCCCCTCATGGCCCCTGAATCTGGGCTGGTAACTCCTGACGGAGGTCAGAGCCTCCTGCAGACTGAGTCTCCTGGCCTGCCCTGGTGCCAGGCACGAACCTATAGGCACGGCAAAATGTACCTGATTTCTTGCCTTACTGATGGCTGACTACATTGGTCTTGGGCTCTGGGCAAATCAGGCCTTAGTGGCAGTAGACTTTGAGTATACTCCAGTGCTGCACCAGCCTCAACAGTCACCAGGATTCCAGCCCCAAGATGCACTGACCACAGCAGTCTTGGGTTTAGGGTACCACCTAGCACTGCAACAGCTGCCGTGGTCACAGGATTAAGGACAATGCCACCCAACCTGCCCAAAAATTATAAGCAAGCTTACAGTTTAAGAGTGTTCCCAGAAAAGAATTTCCCAGACTgtgaagaccaaaataaataataaaatgcctCCCATCAAAACAAAGCCCAGGACCCGATGTCTTCACTGCCtaattttaccaaacattaaaaagcaaactaatagcaattctgaaactcttccaaaagtTTAAAGATgagggaatatttccaaacttattttacaaggccagcattattaccctgatatcaaaaccagaaaaaaaaaaacacaagaaaaaaaggaaactacaggacACTATCCTTGagaaacatacatgcaaaaattctcaacaaaatactagcagacTGAATTCAATAGCATactaaaaagataatttactATGATCAGTGGaattattccaggaatgcaaagatggttcaacatatgcaactcaataaatgtgatacatcacattaccagagagaagaatgaaatcatatgatCGATTCAACATAAACAGAAAAcacatctgacaaaattcaatatcctttcatgataaaactctAAACATATTAGTATAAAAGAAATGTAACTGAACACAATAAGACTAATACATGGTGAGTCCACAGCTACTATCAAATGCCtagcaaatactagatcttattcattctttctattttttgtacccattaactatcctcACTTCCCCCCTTATccccctactacccttcccagtctttAGTAATCATCCTTCTATTCTCTGTCTCCAGgagttcaattattttcatttttagctcccataattaaGTGAGTACAtgcaaagtttgtttttctgtgcctggcttatttcccttagcatagtgatctccaattccattcatgttgttgcaaat is a genomic window of Homo sapiens chromosome 11 genomic patch of type FIX, GRCh38.p14 PATCHES HG2568_PATCH containing:
- the OR8J1 gene encoding olfactory receptor 8J1, whose amino-acid sequence is MAPENFTRVTEFILTGVSSCPELQIPLFLVFLVLYGLTMAGNLGIITLTSVDSRLQTPMYFFLQHLALINLGNSTVIAPKMLINFLVKKKTTSFYECATQLGGFLFFIVSEVIMLALMAYDRYVAICNPLLYMVVVSRRLCLLLVSLTYLYGFSTAIVVSSYVFSVSYCSSNIINHFYCDNVPLLALSCSDTYLPETVVFISAATNVVGSLIIVLVSYFNIVLSILKICSSEGRKKAFSTCASHMMAVTIFYGTLLFMYVQPRSNHSLDTDDKMASVFYTLVIPMLNPLIYSLRNKDVKTALQRFMTNLCYSFKTM